From Hartmannibacter diazotrophicus, a single genomic window includes:
- a CDS encoding Ldh family oxidoreductase yields MRRLSLEAAHRFASETLQRFDTAPDIADCVAKALVEAEASGLKGHGLVRLESYSIQTRVRKIDGHARPLMKQAAPGLVAISAEHGFSYPAVDLALDELKTLAPAQGIAMAGINKAGHCGAIGLHVEKLAEAGLVAMMFCNAPASIAPWGGKRPLYGTNPIAFATPAADRAPIVVDLSVAKVARGKVLAAAQRGDPIPEGWAVDAAGNPTTDAKAALGGTMLPMGDAKGTALALMVEVFSSALVSARFSTEQPSYFNDEGGPPEAGHAIIAVDPSGFAPFFIERMGELAGAIEAEEGARLPGSRRLEARRLAATEGLVVDASLDQALDRLARESIDG; encoded by the coding sequence ATGCGTCGGCTCAGCCTTGAGGCCGCCCACCGGTTTGCGTCGGAAACCCTGCAGCGGTTCGATACGGCGCCGGACATCGCCGACTGCGTCGCAAAGGCGCTGGTGGAGGCGGAAGCCTCGGGGCTCAAGGGGCACGGGCTGGTCCGGCTCGAAAGCTATTCGATCCAGACGCGCGTTCGGAAGATTGACGGGCATGCCCGTCCTCTGATGAAGCAGGCTGCCCCGGGGCTTGTCGCGATCTCCGCCGAGCACGGCTTTTCCTATCCCGCTGTCGATCTCGCGCTCGACGAATTGAAGACGCTGGCGCCGGCGCAGGGCATCGCCATGGCCGGCATCAACAAGGCCGGGCATTGCGGCGCCATCGGATTGCATGTCGAAAAGCTCGCCGAGGCCGGGCTCGTCGCCATGATGTTCTGCAACGCGCCGGCCTCGATCGCGCCCTGGGGCGGCAAGCGGCCGCTATACGGCACTAACCCCATCGCCTTCGCGACGCCGGCGGCAGACCGCGCCCCAATCGTCGTCGATCTGTCCGTTGCCAAGGTCGCACGCGGTAAGGTGTTGGCCGCCGCCCAGCGCGGCGACCCGATCCCCGAGGGCTGGGCGGTCGATGCGGCGGGCAACCCGACGACCGACGCCAAGGCCGCGCTCGGCGGAACCATGCTGCCGATGGGGGACGCCAAGGGCACGGCGCTCGCTCTCATGGTCGAGGTCTTTTCCTCCGCGCTGGTTTCGGCGCGCTTTTCCACCGAGCAGCCGAGCTATTTCAACGACGAGGGCGGTCCTCCGGAAGCCGGCCACGCGATCATCGCCGTCGATCCCTCTGGCTTTGCGCCCTTCTTCATCGAGCGCATGGGCGAGCTTGCCGGCGCCATCGAGGCGGAGGAGGGCGCCCGCCTGCCCGGAAGCCGCCGGCTGGAGGCACGCCGCCTTGCCGCGACCGAAGGTCTCGTCGTCGATGCGTCACTCGATCAGGCACTTGACAGACTGGCGCGCGAGAGCATCGACGGGTAA
- the recJ gene encoding single-stranded-DNA-specific exonuclease RecJ, whose translation MTVTAAAAGGLAGDTGGAGRAILGVERSASGRRWVSRLDTAGLALAAAITQRQGLPDILGRVLAAKGVDEDEAERFLSPSLKDLMPDPSVLRDMDAAAGRIADAIEAGRRIAIFGDYDVDGATSSAMMARFLRMQGLDPTIFIPDRIVDGYGPNPRAIEALKADGAELLITVDCGTQSFEAFETAKRIGLDVVAFDHHQASEELPFTEALVNPNRQDDLSGLGYLCAAGVTFLGIVAINRELRRRGWYSPQRQQPDLMALLDLAALGTVCDVVPLVGLNRALVTQGLKVARTRGNRGLAALCDIVRLNGPITAYHFGFMIGPRINAGGRIGDAALGARLLASDDMLESSRIAAELDALNRERQTMEAEMLAQAEADVAAMMAVGEPPVIVVSSPLWHPGIVGLIASRLKERHNRPAFAIALGDDGFGTGSGRSIPGVDLGKAVRLAKEAGLIVKGGGHAMAAGLTVAADGIAGLEAYLGEALADDVREASGESDFSIDGALTAAGATTDLIGLLERAGPYGAGQPEPVFAFPMHKVVYAEEVGNQHVRLQLASSDGTRIKGMAFRAGGRPLGDLLLGARGRTVHVAGVLTLDHWQGEAKPQLRVLDAADPQVIRA comes from the coding sequence GTGACCGTGACGGCTGCCGCAGCAGGCGGACTTGCAGGCGATACTGGCGGGGCAGGCCGGGCGATCCTTGGCGTCGAACGCTCGGCTTCGGGCCGTCGCTGGGTCAGCCGGCTCGATACCGCCGGCCTTGCGCTTGCCGCCGCGATCACGCAGCGCCAGGGCCTACCGGACATCCTCGGCCGCGTGCTTGCCGCCAAGGGCGTCGACGAGGATGAGGCGGAACGGTTCCTGTCGCCCAGCCTCAAGGACCTGATGCCGGACCCGAGCGTCCTGCGCGACATGGACGCCGCCGCAGGCCGGATCGCGGACGCCATCGAGGCGGGGCGCCGGATCGCGATCTTCGGCGATTACGACGTCGATGGCGCCACGTCCTCGGCGATGATGGCCCGGTTCCTGAGGATGCAGGGGCTCGATCCGACCATCTTCATCCCGGACCGCATCGTCGACGGCTACGGCCCCAATCCGCGCGCCATCGAGGCGCTCAAGGCCGATGGCGCCGAGCTTCTCATCACCGTGGACTGCGGCACCCAGAGCTTCGAAGCCTTCGAGACGGCAAAGCGGATCGGTCTCGATGTGGTTGCCTTCGATCACCATCAGGCCAGCGAGGAGCTTCCCTTCACCGAAGCGCTGGTCAATCCGAACCGGCAGGACGACCTTTCCGGCCTTGGCTACCTCTGCGCCGCCGGCGTGACTTTCCTCGGCATCGTCGCCATCAACCGTGAACTGCGCCGGCGCGGCTGGTATAGCCCGCAGCGCCAGCAGCCGGACCTCATGGCCTTGCTCGATCTTGCCGCGCTCGGGACGGTCTGCGACGTCGTTCCTCTCGTCGGTCTCAACCGGGCACTGGTCACGCAGGGTCTGAAAGTCGCGCGCACGCGCGGCAACCGGGGCCTTGCGGCGCTCTGCGATATCGTCCGCCTCAATGGGCCGATCACCGCCTATCATTTCGGTTTCATGATCGGCCCGCGCATCAATGCCGGCGGTCGGATCGGCGATGCGGCGCTCGGTGCGCGGCTTCTTGCCAGCGACGACATGCTGGAATCGTCCCGGATCGCGGCGGAACTTGACGCGCTCAACCGCGAGCGCCAGACCATGGAAGCGGAGATGCTGGCGCAGGCCGAGGCGGACGTCGCGGCGATGATGGCGGTTGGAGAACCGCCGGTCATCGTGGTCTCGTCGCCGCTCTGGCATCCGGGGATCGTCGGCCTCATCGCCTCGCGTCTCAAGGAGCGACACAATCGCCCGGCCTTTGCCATCGCGCTTGGCGACGACGGTTTCGGCACCGGGTCGGGCCGCTCCATTCCGGGCGTCGATCTTGGCAAGGCCGTGCGCCTTGCCAAGGAGGCCGGCCTGATCGTCAAGGGCGGCGGCCATGCCATGGCGGCGGGCCTGACAGTGGCCGCGGACGGCATTGCCGGGCTCGAAGCCTATCTCGGCGAGGCGCTCGCCGACGACGTTCGCGAGGCGAGCGGGGAGTCCGACTTCAGCATCGACGGCGCCCTGACGGCAGCCGGCGCGACGACCGATCTCATCGGGCTTCTGGAACGGGCGGGCCCCTATGGCGCGGGTCAGCCGGAGCCGGTGTTCGCCTTTCCGATGCACAAGGTCGTCTACGCCGAAGAGGTCGGCAACCAGCATGTACGCCTGCAGCTTGCATCGTCCGACGGCACGCGGATCAAGGGCATGGCCTTCCGTGCTGGCGGGCGCCCGCTTGGAGATCTTCTGCTCGGCGCACGCGGGCGGACCGTGCATGTCGCCGGCGTGTTGACGCTGGACCATTGGCAGGGAGAAGCCAAGCCGCAACTGAGGGTGCTCGACGCCGCCGATCCGCAGGTGATAAGAGCATAA
- the glpX gene encoding class II fructose-bisphosphatase has protein sequence MIDNNMSQIAVLQSRLALDIVRVTESAAIAAARLRGRGDEAAADLAALDAMYQELNRLEVGVSIVVGEGEKDDVPHLYVGEKCGRSRGTKLDFAVDALEGTTICAKSLPNALTLVAVAETGGFLRTPNIYMEKIAVGPGYPEGIIDLEASPSKNVTDVAKAKGVPTSELTVCILDRPRHARLIAEVRETGAGVRLIGDGDIAGVIHTSDPDETGIDLYLGSGGAPEGVLAAAALRCTGGQMLGRLMVQNDEQMRLVNEHGIKDPSHVFSADEMAKGDVLFAATGVTDGNFLTGVRFLDSRIKTHSIVMSSASGTIRSIKSNHRDFTKGV, from the coding sequence ATGATCGATAACAACATGTCTCAGATCGCCGTACTGCAATCGCGCCTGGCACTCGATATCGTGCGGGTGACGGAAAGCGCCGCCATCGCGGCTGCCCGTCTTCGGGGCCGGGGAGATGAAGCCGCCGCCGATCTTGCCGCGCTCGACGCGATGTACCAAGAGCTCAACAGGCTCGAGGTCGGGGTCTCGATCGTCGTCGGAGAAGGCGAGAAGGACGATGTGCCTCACCTCTACGTTGGCGAGAAGTGCGGACGCAGCCGGGGGACGAAGCTCGACTTCGCCGTCGATGCCCTGGAAGGCACGACGATCTGCGCCAAGAGCCTGCCGAACGCGCTGACCCTTGTGGCGGTTGCCGAGACCGGCGGTTTCCTGCGCACGCCCAACATCTACATGGAAAAGATCGCCGTCGGGCCGGGCTATCCGGAAGGGATCATCGACCTTGAGGCGTCGCCGTCGAAGAATGTGACCGACGTTGCCAAGGCCAAGGGTGTGCCGACGAGCGAACTGACCGTCTGCATCCTCGACCGGCCGCGCCATGCGCGCCTCATCGCCGAAGTGCGCGAGACGGGCGCCGGGGTGCGGCTCATCGGGGACGGCGACATCGCCGGCGTCATTCACACTTCCGACCCGGACGAGACCGGCATCGATCTCTACCTCGGCTCGGGCGGTGCCCCCGAAGGCGTCCTTGCGGCGGCGGCCCTGCGCTGCACCGGCGGTCAGATGCTCGGACGGCTGATGGTGCAGAACGACGAGCAGATGCGTCTCGTCAACGAGCACGGAATCAAGGACCCGTCGCATGTCTTCAGCGCCGACGAAATGGCGAAGGGCGATGTTCTTTTCGCCGCCACCGGCGTGACGGACGGCAATTTCCTGACCGGTGTGCGCTTCCTCGACAGCCGCATCAAGACGCACTCGATCGTCATGTCTTCAGCGTCGGGCACCATTCGCTCCATCAAGAGCAATCACCGGGACTTCACGAAAGGCGTGTGA
- a CDS encoding homoserine dehydrogenase, with translation MSKPLRLGLAGLGTVGSSLFRLIDEEADLIASRAGCPIVVSGVSARNRLRNRGIDLGDVAWFDDPVALANDPSVDVFVELMGGEGGAAEASVRAALSAGKPVVTANKALLAKHGNELAELAEDNDAVLAFEAAVAGGIPIIKTLRESLAGNTISRVYGILNGTCNYILTRMERENLPFETCLAEAQRLGYAEADPTFDVEGFDTAHKLAILTSLAFGTKIDASSIYVEGIREITTADIEAADELGYRIKLLGVARRTETGIEQRVHPTMVPKSSAVARTDDVLNAVAVDGSLVGEIVLVGPGAGGNATASAVAGDIVDVARGLKLATFGRPAKMLAPYVQSDMHAHEGGYYVRLTVVDRPGAFASIAARMAEKGISLESIVQRRRKPSAEAPATPTPDDPQPVILMTYATTEDQIRAALDEIEKDGHIAAAPRLIRIEEL, from the coding sequence ATGTCGAAACCGCTTCGTCTGGGTCTTGCGGGGCTCGGCACCGTTGGAAGTTCGCTCTTTCGCCTGATCGACGAGGAAGCCGACCTCATTGCCTCGCGGGCCGGCTGTCCGATCGTCGTCTCCGGTGTCTCCGCCCGCAACCGTCTTCGCAACCGTGGCATCGACCTTGGCGATGTTGCCTGGTTCGACGATCCGGTGGCGCTTGCCAATGATCCCTCGGTCGACGTTTTCGTGGAACTGATGGGCGGTGAGGGCGGTGCGGCCGAGGCCAGCGTCCGGGCGGCGCTATCGGCAGGCAAGCCGGTGGTGACGGCCAACAAGGCGCTGCTTGCCAAGCATGGCAACGAACTGGCGGAACTTGCCGAGGACAATGATGCGGTGCTGGCCTTCGAGGCGGCGGTCGCGGGCGGCATCCCGATCATCAAGACGCTGCGCGAGTCGCTCGCCGGCAACACTATCAGCCGCGTCTACGGCATCCTCAACGGCACCTGCAACTACATCCTGACGCGAATGGAGAGGGAGAACCTTCCCTTCGAGACCTGCCTGGCGGAAGCGCAGCGCCTCGGCTACGCGGAGGCCGATCCGACCTTCGACGTCGAGGGGTTCGACACCGCGCACAAGCTGGCGATCCTGACCAGCCTTGCCTTCGGAACGAAGATCGATGCCTCGTCGATCTACGTGGAGGGCATTCGCGAAATCACGACCGCCGACATCGAGGCGGCCGACGAACTCGGCTACCGCATCAAGCTGCTGGGCGTCGCGCGGCGCACCGAGACCGGCATCGAGCAGCGCGTGCATCCGACGATGGTGCCGAAGTCCTCGGCCGTGGCGCGGACCGACGACGTGCTGAATGCGGTCGCCGTCGATGGCTCACTGGTGGGTGAAATCGTTCTTGTCGGCCCCGGCGCCGGTGGCAACGCGACGGCCTCGGCGGTCGCCGGAGACATCGTGGACGTCGCTCGCGGGCTGAAGCTTGCCACCTTCGGGCGGCCCGCGAAGATGCTGGCGCCCTATGTCCAGTCCGACATGCATGCCCACGAGGGCGGCTACTACGTTCGCCTGACGGTCGTCGACCGGCCGGGCGCGTTCGCCTCGATTGCCGCGCGCATGGCCGAGAAGGGCATTTCGCTGGAATCGATCGTGCAGCGGCGGCGCAAGCCCAGCGCCGAGGCGCCGGCGACGCCCACTCCCGACGATCCGCAGCCGGTCATCCTAATGACCTATGCGACGACCGAGGACCAGATTCGGGCCGCCCTTGACGAGATCGAGAAGGATGGGCACATCGCGGCAGCGCCCAGGCTGATCAGGATCGAGGAGCTCTGA
- a CDS encoding LL-diaminopimelate aminotransferase produces MDEFHKIKRLPPYVFEQVNRLKASARAAGADIVDLGMGNPDQPTPKYIVDKLIETVQRPDTHGYSASRGISGLRRAQANYYGRRFGVKLNPDTQVVATLGSKEGFANMAQAITAPGDVILCPNPSYPIHAFGFLMVGGVIRSIPAEPGPEFFRSLERAVVFSTPKPIAMVLCYPSNPTACVVDLDFYKDIVAFAKKHDIYVLSDLAYSEIYFDTNPPPSVLQVPGAMDVCVEFTSMSKTFSMAGWRMGFAVGNERLIAALSRVKSYLDYGAFTPIQVAATAALNGPEEAIDEVRQVYRRRRDVLVESFGRAGWQIPVPQASMFAWAPLPEKFRELGSLEFSKLMIEKADVAVAPGIGFGEHGDGFVRIALVENEQRIRQAARGIRRFLETADETMHNVIPINAHR; encoded by the coding sequence ATGGACGAATTTCACAAGATCAAGCGCTTGCCCCCGTATGTCTTCGAACAGGTGAACCGTTTGAAGGCCAGTGCCCGGGCCGCAGGCGCCGACATCGTCGATCTCGGCATGGGCAACCCGGACCAGCCGACGCCAAAGTATATCGTCGACAAGCTGATCGAGACCGTCCAGCGGCCCGACACGCACGGCTATTCCGCCTCGCGCGGGATCAGCGGGCTGCGCCGCGCCCAGGCCAACTACTATGGCCGCCGCTTCGGCGTAAAGCTGAATCCCGACACCCAGGTGGTGGCGACGCTCGGTTCCAAGGAAGGCTTTGCCAACATGGCGCAGGCGATCACGGCGCCCGGCGACGTGATCCTCTGCCCCAATCCGAGCTACCCGATCCATGCCTTCGGCTTCCTGATGGTCGGCGGTGTGATCCGTTCGATCCCGGCCGAGCCGGGGCCGGAGTTCTTCCGTTCGCTCGAGCGCGCCGTCGTCTTCTCGACGCCGAAGCCCATCGCGATGGTGTTGTGCTATCCGTCCAACCCGACGGCCTGCGTGGTCGATCTCGACTTCTACAAGGACATCGTCGCCTTCGCGAAGAAGCACGACATCTACGTCCTTTCCGATCTCGCCTATTCGGAAATCTATTTCGACACCAACCCGCCGCCGTCCGTGTTGCAGGTGCCGGGCGCGATGGATGTCTGCGTGGAGTTCACCTCCATGTCGAAGACCTTCTCCATGGCCGGCTGGCGCATGGGCTTTGCCGTCGGCAACGAGCGCCTGATCGCCGCTCTGTCGCGGGTCAAATCCTATCTCGACTATGGTGCCTTCACGCCGATCCAGGTGGCGGCCACCGCCGCGCTCAACGGACCGGAGGAGGCCATCGACGAGGTGCGGCAGGTCTACCGCCGCCGCCGCGACGTGCTGGTGGAGAGCTTCGGCCGCGCCGGCTGGCAAATCCCAGTGCCGCAGGCCTCGATGTTCGCCTGGGCGCCGCTGCCGGAAAAGTTCCGCGAACTCGGCAGCCTGGAGTTCTCCAAGCTCATGATCGAGAAGGCCGACGTTGCCGTTGCCCCAGGCATTGGCTTCGGCGAGCATGGCGACGGCTTCGTGCGCATCGCGCTTGTGGAGAACGAGCAGCGCATCCGCCAGGCAGCGCGCGGAATCAGGCGCTTCCTTGAAACTGCGGACGAAACCATGCACAACGTCATCCCGATCAACGCCCACCGTTGA
- a CDS encoding PHA/PHB synthase family protein, whose translation MTDDPKGADKSPLLQYMIKDPDTFAHNVAGMIEAAGKAAAAYVEPREKGEAKALMTDEIATVVKTLAQVGDVWMRKPERMAEAQNRLYGQFLDLWGNSVRRAMGEDAPETVEPEPTDKRFRDPEWQENQFFGFLKQAYLIGSRWAEEMVENAENLDPHTRLKAEFYVRQLSAALSPSNFVLTNPELLRETLTRNGENIVKGLTMLAEDLKAGGGDLKIRQSDGSRFKVGENLATTPGSVIYENDVCQIIQYAATTEKVLKRPLLIVPPWINKYYVLDLTPEKSLIKWLVDQGHTVFVISWVNPDGRHADKSFEEYMKEGILTGVDIACKVTRSKQVNTVGYCVGGTLLAVTAAYCAATGDDRIASATLFTTQVDFTNAGELKVFVDEDQISILESAMSAKGYLDGSKMALAFNSLRPNDLIWPYVISNYMKGVEPSAFDLLYWNSDSTRMPAANHSYYLRNCYLNNTLAKGEMEIGGEKLDLKKVTIPIYNLATREDHIAPAESVFVGSSLFGGPVKFVVSGSGHIAGVVNHPSRNKYQYWTDGEPQGEYKDWIARAEEHPGSWWSDWDGWLREQDGREVKARSIGGGRYNIIEDAPGTYVKTKV comes from the coding sequence ATGACAGACGACCCGAAAGGCGCCGACAAGTCTCCACTCCTGCAGTACATGATCAAGGATCCCGACACATTCGCGCATAACGTCGCTGGAATGATCGAGGCGGCCGGCAAGGCTGCCGCAGCCTATGTCGAGCCCCGCGAGAAGGGCGAGGCGAAAGCCCTGATGACCGACGAGATCGCGACGGTGGTGAAGACCCTGGCGCAGGTCGGTGACGTCTGGATGCGCAAGCCGGAGCGGATGGCCGAAGCGCAGAACCGCCTCTATGGCCAGTTCCTCGACCTTTGGGGCAACTCGGTGCGCCGCGCGATGGGCGAGGACGCGCCGGAAACTGTGGAACCCGAACCGACCGACAAGCGGTTCCGCGATCCCGAGTGGCAGGAAAACCAGTTCTTCGGCTTCCTCAAGCAGGCCTATCTGATCGGTAGCCGCTGGGCCGAGGAGATGGTCGAGAACGCCGAGAATCTCGATCCGCACACCCGCCTGAAGGCCGAATTCTACGTCAGGCAGCTGAGCGCGGCCCTTTCGCCGTCGAACTTCGTGCTGACCAATCCGGAGCTCCTGCGCGAGACGCTGACGCGCAACGGCGAGAATATCGTCAAAGGCCTGACGATGCTGGCCGAGGACCTGAAGGCCGGCGGCGGCGATCTGAAAATCCGCCAGTCCGACGGCTCGCGGTTCAAGGTCGGCGAGAATCTCGCCACGACGCCCGGCAGCGTTATCTACGAAAACGACGTCTGCCAGATCATTCAGTATGCCGCGACGACGGAAAAGGTGCTGAAACGCCCTCTGCTCATCGTTCCGCCCTGGATCAACAAGTATTACGTGCTCGACCTGACGCCGGAAAAATCGCTGATCAAGTGGCTCGTGGATCAGGGCCACACGGTCTTCGTCATCTCATGGGTGAACCCGGACGGGCGTCACGCCGACAAGAGCTTCGAAGAATACATGAAGGAGGGCATCCTGACGGGCGTCGACATCGCCTGCAAGGTGACCCGCTCCAAGCAGGTCAACACGGTCGGCTATTGCGTCGGCGGAACGCTGCTGGCCGTCACGGCAGCCTATTGCGCGGCCACCGGCGACGACCGCATCGCCAGCGCGACGCTCTTCACCACGCAGGTCGACTTCACCAATGCCGGCGAACTCAAGGTCTTCGTCGACGAGGACCAGATCTCGATCCTCGAGTCCGCCATGTCGGCGAAGGGCTATCTCGACGGCTCCAAGATGGCGCTCGCCTTCAATTCGCTGCGGCCGAACGATCTCATCTGGCCCTATGTGATCAGCAACTACATGAAGGGGGTCGAGCCGTCGGCCTTCGACCTGCTCTACTGGAATTCCGATTCCACCCGCATGCCGGCGGCCAACCACTCCTACTACCTGCGCAATTGCTATCTCAACAATACGCTGGCCAAGGGTGAGATGGAGATTGGCGGCGAGAAGCTGGATCTGAAGAAGGTCACGATCCCGATCTACAATCTGGCAACGCGTGAGGACCATATCGCGCCGGCCGAGTCGGTCTTCGTGGGGTCGTCCCTCTTCGGCGGCCCGGTGAAGTTCGTGGTCTCCGGCTCTGGCCACATTGCCGGCGTCGTCAACCATCCAAGCCGCAACAAATACCAGTACTGGACCGATGGCGAGCCGCAGGGCGAATACAAGGACTGGATCGCCAGGGCCGAGGAGCATCCCGGTTCCTGGTGGTCGGACTGGGATGGCTGGCTGCGCGAGCAGGACGGCCGCGAGGTCAAGGCCCGTTCCATCGGCGGCGGCCGCTACAACATCATCGAGGATGCGCCGGGCACCTACGTGAAGACGAAGGTGTGA
- a CDS encoding Ppx/GppA phosphatase family protein, with protein MLPSRSYVAAGALDGVHAPGRIVGRGPLAVIDIGSNSVRLVIYERLSRAPTVLFNEKTLAGLGKGVASTGRLGEEQVEKALLAIQRFKMLADVERCVELHILATAAVRDASNGPEFIERVETICGVPLTLLSGADEARLSAMGVASGFIHPSGIVGDLGGGSLELVRLTDGAVGEGRTFPLGGIRLEEAAGGSIKKAEKIAAEALADAAAEMICEGQTFYAVGGTWRSLARLHMFEIGYPLHVMHGYEIEADEALEFARTVARTDVSSIDQIGVVSKSRRNLLPFGALVLEKVIETLKPARVVLSALGVREGHLFELLSEAERNEDPLLEAAAELAYLRSRSPRHAEELIDWTAEGFKALGVLETAEEARLRAAGCLVSDLGWRAHPDYRGEQSLNLIAHGAFTGIDHPGRAYLALSAYFRHVGIVDEALSPRIRELASTRLKGRARLLGAMLRLAYMLSASMPGIVPQTRLESGGDNLRLILPSALAGLDGERVRKRLSQLAKLGGLMDGIVVIE; from the coding sequence ATTCTCCCAAGCCGATCCTACGTCGCAGCCGGCGCACTTGATGGGGTTCACGCCCCCGGTCGCATCGTCGGGCGCGGCCCTCTCGCCGTCATCGATATCGGATCGAATTCGGTTCGCCTCGTCATCTACGAGAGACTGAGCCGGGCTCCGACGGTCCTCTTCAACGAAAAGACGCTGGCCGGCCTTGGCAAGGGCGTCGCGAGCACGGGCCGGCTCGGCGAGGAGCAGGTCGAGAAGGCCCTGCTCGCCATCCAGCGCTTCAAGATGCTGGCCGACGTCGAGAGATGTGTGGAACTGCATATCCTGGCGACGGCTGCCGTGCGCGACGCCAGCAACGGCCCGGAGTTCATCGAGCGCGTCGAGACGATCTGCGGCGTGCCGCTGACGCTGCTTTCCGGTGCCGACGAGGCCCGGCTTTCGGCGATGGGGGTTGCCTCCGGCTTCATCCATCCGTCCGGGATTGTCGGCGACCTTGGCGGCGGCAGTCTGGAACTCGTCCGCCTGACGGACGGTGCCGTGGGCGAGGGGCGCACGTTCCCGCTCGGCGGCATCCGGCTGGAGGAAGCGGCCGGCGGCTCGATCAAGAAAGCGGAAAAGATCGCCGCGGAAGCACTCGCCGACGCAGCCGCGGAGATGATCTGCGAGGGGCAGACCTTCTATGCGGTCGGCGGCACCTGGCGTTCCCTGGCGCGGCTGCACATGTTCGAGATCGGCTATCCTCTGCATGTCATGCACGGCTACGAGATCGAGGCGGACGAGGCGCTGGAGTTTGCCCGCACCGTTGCCCGCACGGACGTCTCGAGCATCGACCAGATCGGCGTCGTCTCGAAGTCGCGCCGCAATCTGCTGCCCTTCGGTGCGCTGGTGCTGGAAAAGGTCATCGAGACGCTGAAGCCGGCGCGCGTCGTTCTCTCGGCTCTTGGTGTGCGAGAGGGGCATCTCTTCGAACTCCTCAGCGAGGCCGAGCGCAACGAAGATCCGCTGCTTGAGGCGGCTGCCGAACTTGCCTACCTGCGCTCGCGTTCGCCGCGTCACGCGGAAGAACTGATCGATTGGACCGCGGAGGGCTTCAAGGCGCTGGGCGTTCTGGAAACAGCGGAAGAAGCGCGTCTTCGGGCGGCCGGATGCCTCGTTTCCGACCTCGGCTGGAGGGCGCATCCCGACTATCGCGGTGAGCAGAGCCTCAACCTGATCGCCCACGGCGCCTTTACCGGCATCGACCATCCCGGCCGCGCCTATCTCGCCCTCTCGGCCTATTTCCGCCATGTCGGCATCGTCGACGAGGCGCTGAGCCCGCGAATCCGGGAACTCGCCAGCACGCGCCTCAAGGGACGGGCGCGCCTGCTCGGCGCGATGTTGCGCCTTGCCTACATGCTGTCGGCCTCGATGCCGGGGATCGTGCCGCAGACACGGCTGGAATCGGGCGGCGACAATCTGCGGCTCATTCTGCCGAGCGCGCTTGCCGGTCTCGATGGCGAGCGGGTGCGCAAGCGGCTGTCGCAGCTGGCCAAGCTCGGCGGCCTGATGGACGGGATTGTGGTGATCGAGTGA